One part of the Acidobacteriota bacterium genome encodes these proteins:
- a CDS encoding cell division protein ZapA, with protein MSEKALRVEIYNQTYSIRSDGDDQYILDLANYVDSKMREISSGTLTVDSLKVAILAALHIADEYHQLRDTQAQIDAQLGVRSSECSEMLDRILKHRDTPPQEILTEQ; from the coding sequence ATGTCAGAAAAGGCACTACGCGTTGAGATCTATAATCAAACTTACAGCATTCGTTCGGATGGCGACGACCAGTATATTTTGGATCTCGCAAATTACGTCGATTCGAAAATGCGTGAGATCTCGTCGGGCACATTGACGGTCGACTCACTCAAAGTCGCCATCCTCGCCGCCCTGCATATTGCGGACGAATATCACCAGTTGCGCGATACACAGGCACAGATCGATGCACAATTGGGCGTACGCAGCAGCGAATGCAGCGAGATGCTCGACCGCATACTAAAGCACCGCGATACACCGCCTCAAGAAATCCTAACAGAGCAATAA
- a CDS encoding LITAF-like zinc ribbon domain-containing protein — MTKCQNCGNQNYPEANFCRFCGTKFNVMRPQTQVQDNPYDYSAPRPYSWKTDEFTTNTEARKTMSSAGTAPIDHRLGSGQTQNVNQPLTPYQPVNLSQPYRCPHCMSQFLPRVEKRISTTGWVTFAVLLVFFFPLFWIGFLIKEETRICPSCNTTVA; from the coding sequence ATGACCAAGTGCCAAAATTGCGGAAACCAGAACTATCCAGAGGCGAACTTTTGCCGCTTCTGCGGCACGAAGTTCAACGTAATGCGGCCTCAAACCCAGGTACAGGACAATCCTTACGACTATTCTGCACCACGCCCGTATTCCTGGAAGACCGACGAATTCACCACCAATACCGAGGCCCGTAAAACCATGAGTTCAGCCGGTACGGCACCGATCGATCATCGGCTTGGAAGTGGGCAAACACAGAACGTAAATCAGCCGCTTACTCCGTATCAACCCGTAAATCTCAGTCAGCCATACAGGTGTCCGCACTGTATGAGTCAGTTCCTGCCCCGTGTTGAAAAGCGGATATCGACAACAGGATGGGTCACATTTGCGGTCCTGCTCGTATTTTTCTTTCCTCTGTTCTGGATCGGATTTCTTATCAAAGAAGAGACCAGGATCTGCCCCAGCTGCAACACAACGGTCGCTTAG
- a CDS encoding tetratricopeptide repeat protein, translating to MKNLLSFVFLITIASSLAYSQVSDAALKAIVEKDRASRSADGKLVTLTAAEHLERGRAYFDNRQFPQSREHFQKIFDNFSSDPAMSGALFMTGRSYYWERQYARAIPFLDRISREYPALKDGREGLYFKGACLVRLGKNAEAAKIYEQYVTM from the coding sequence ATGAAAAACTTGCTCAGCTTCGTGTTTCTCATCACCATCGCCTCTTCGCTCGCATATTCGCAGGTATCGGACGCCGCACTCAAAGCGATCGTCGAAAAGGACAGAGCGAGCCGCAGTGCCGATGGAAAGCTTGTCACGCTGACCGCCGCCGAGCATCTGGAACGCGGCCGAGCGTACTTTGACAACCGCCAGTTTCCTCAATCGCGTGAGCATTTTCAAAAGATCTTCGACAATTTCTCGTCCGACCCGGCGATGTCCGGAGCGTTGTTTATGACGGGGCGGTCGTACTATTGGGAACGCCAATATGCACGGGCGATCCCGTTCCTCGATCGCATCTCGCGGGAATATCCTGCGCTGAAAGACGGACGCGAGGGCCTTTACTTCAAGGGCGCATGTTTGGTTCGTCTTGGTAAAAACGCCGAGGCCGCAAAGATCTACGAGCAATACGTGAC
- a CDS encoding phenylalanine--tRNA ligase subunit beta → MNISYNWLRDLIDIDLPPSELGKRLTDVGLAVEGIHEHGEDSVFDIDLTSNRPDCLSHLGVAREIGVITEHKLTAETQEIGEIESEIPMPAVLAGDVVRIDETELCQRFTARIIRNVKIGPSPQWMVDRLEAIGERSINNVADITNYVMHELGQPMHSFDLDKLDGNRIVVRVAREGETIKTLDEVDRNLTTDMLVICDAEKPVAIAGIMGGLDSSISESTSNVLLEVAHFKRENIRATSRKLNLNTEASYRFERGVDIENLIGASNRAAQLICELAGGEMGELIDMHPSHPTPVSVESPNISAAVKRLTGLDVATDECVRILTALGIMPQDRSEISDLKSQIFASPSWRHDIHIEEDLVEEIARHAGYDNIANELPPAYGAGEYQPTESREKVLRQTLTDHGFDEALSYSFIDTRHDGVFEIVPGLLADDLEGKYVTLNDSVMEGAVRMRATSLPGLLDAIRLNFNHQRKDVRLFEIGKAYAATVAEDHAPNEQKLLSLVITGAETVEGRAMPVREFDFYDAKGAVEAALQAIGVSDAEYVPTDVTHLRRGQSASISIDGSNIGHVGRLSDDIAGSYKFKQSIYVAELNLQTALTKHIETPTYRPLAKYPSVTRDVSFVVKRDMTFASICEIIRTSDATLCRNVMFVDIYEGKGMAEDERSITIRLEYSNDARTLVEEEVEAEHQSILELLDTELGIRPRF, encoded by the coding sequence ATGAATATCAGTTATAACTGGCTGAGAGACCTCATAGATATCGATCTGCCGCCATCCGAATTGGGAAAGCGGTTGACCGACGTCGGCCTCGCGGTCGAAGGTATCCACGAACACGGCGAAGATTCTGTCTTTGACATCGATCTGACGTCAAATCGGCCCGATTGCCTTTCCCATCTGGGCGTCGCTCGTGAGATCGGGGTGATCACCGAGCACAAACTTACCGCAGAAACGCAGGAAATTGGAGAAATCGAATCGGAGATTCCAATGCCCGCGGTACTAGCCGGGGATGTCGTGCGAATCGACGAAACTGAGCTTTGTCAACGATTTACGGCGAGGATCATCAGAAACGTCAAGATCGGCCCGTCGCCGCAGTGGATGGTTGACCGGCTGGAAGCGATCGGTGAGCGGTCGATCAATAACGTAGCCGATATCACAAATTACGTTATGCACGAACTCGGCCAGCCGATGCATTCGTTCGATCTCGACAAACTTGATGGAAACCGCATCGTCGTCCGCGTGGCGCGCGAAGGCGAAACGATCAAAACACTCGACGAGGTCGATCGCAATCTCACCACCGACATGCTCGTCATCTGCGACGCCGAAAAGCCGGTTGCGATCGCCGGGATCATGGGCGGTCTGGATTCAAGTATCAGCGAATCCACGTCTAATGTGTTACTTGAAGTCGCCCACTTTAAACGCGAGAATATCAGGGCTACGTCGCGAAAGCTGAATCTAAACACCGAGGCAAGCTACCGCTTCGAACGCGGTGTCGACATCGAAAATCTCATCGGCGCCTCGAATCGGGCAGCTCAGTTGATCTGCGAACTCGCCGGCGGCGAAATGGGCGAATTGATCGATATGCACCCGAGCCATCCGACTCCAGTTTCGGTCGAATCACCCAACATTTCAGCCGCAGTAAAGCGTTTGACGGGACTCGATGTAGCAACAGATGAATGTGTACGGATACTTACCGCTCTTGGAATAATGCCACAGGATCGATCTGAAATTTCAGATCTGAAATCTCAAATCTTCGCGTCCCCGTCGTGGCGGCACGATATCCATATCGAAGAAGATCTCGTCGAAGAGATCGCTCGTCACGCCGGATACGACAACATTGCAAACGAACTGCCGCCCGCATATGGTGCCGGCGAATACCAGCCGACGGAATCGCGTGAAAAAGTTCTGCGGCAGACGTTGACCGATCACGGCTTTGACGAAGCACTCTCGTACAGCTTCATCGACACCAGACACGACGGCGTTTTCGAGATAGTTCCGGGATTGCTCGCCGATGATCTCGAGGGCAAGTACGTCACGCTCAATGATTCGGTGATGGAAGGTGCGGTTCGTATGCGTGCAACATCCCTTCCCGGCTTGCTTGATGCCATACGGCTCAATTTCAACCATCAACGTAAAGACGTGCGGCTATTCGAGATTGGCAAAGCGTACGCGGCGACCGTCGCCGAAGATCATGCTCCGAACGAACAGAAGTTGCTCTCGCTCGTCATCACAGGCGCCGAAACCGTCGAGGGACGTGCGATGCCGGTACGCGAGTTCGATTTCTACGATGCTAAAGGTGCGGTCGAAGCGGCCTTGCAAGCTATTGGGGTCTCGGATGCTGAATATGTCCCAACCGATGTAACGCATCTCAGACGAGGCCAATCTGCTTCGATCTCGATCGATGGCAGCAACATCGGGCATGTCGGCCGATTAAGTGACGATATCGCGGGAAGCTACAAATTCAAACAGTCTATTTACGTTGCCGAGTTAAATTTGCAGACGGCTCTAACGAAACACATTGAAACTCCAACATACCGTCCGCTCGCAAAATACCCGTCGGTTACTCGAGACGTGTCGTTTGTCGTTAAGCGCGATATGACTTTCGCGTCGATCTGCGAAATTATCCGGACCAGCGACGCTACACTGTGTCGAAATGTAATGTTTGTAGATATTTACGAGGGAAAAGGTATGGCAGAGGATGAACGTTCTATCACCATCCGCCTCGAATATAGCAACGATGCTCGTACACTCGTTGAAGAAGAAGTAGAGGCCGAACATCAGTCTATACTCGAATTACTCGATACCGAATTGGGAATTCGGCCTCGTTTTTAG
- a CDS encoding Gfo/Idh/MocA family oxidoreductase, producing MDKVKIGIVGTGFVGNLHGRIYAREDRAEIAALYDIIPERAEKTAKSIGGKVCSSREELLDNCDAVLVCAPNRTHLEIATAAVDAEKHVFCEKPFSIGIEAAQLLLDTANNGKGVFQVGHNRRYAPVYQKLKEFISEDAAHSAHVKMNRGELKNPVWTGDTNVTGGFLYETTIHLFDMMRFQFGEIEELTAYGSQHEYPELDEFSIIFKFKSGFHCTFASSSDASWHFPFERIEVFCHHRTIMTEEMERILDSRGMDANFDTHTYHMTAWDERWGYVQEDKAFIDAILIGTPPPVTAHDGFKSVELVESVYNAIRSGERVRF from the coding sequence ATGGACAAAGTAAAGATCGGAATAGTTGGAACAGGATTCGTTGGTAATTTGCATGGGCGTATTTATGCCCGCGAGGACCGGGCGGAGATCGCCGCGTTGTACGATATCATCCCTGAACGGGCTGAAAAGACGGCCAAGAGCATCGGCGGAAAGGTTTGTTCGTCGCGTGAGGAGCTTTTGGATAATTGTGATGCGGTGCTAGTTTGTGCCCCGAATCGGACTCACCTCGAGATCGCGACTGCAGCGGTCGATGCGGAAAAGCATGTGTTTTGCGAAAAGCCGTTCTCCATCGGGATTGAAGCCGCACAACTGCTTCTTGATACCGCGAACAATGGGAAAGGCGTCTTTCAAGTCGGTCATAATCGCCGGTACGCTCCGGTCTATCAGAAGCTGAAGGAATTTATCAGCGAAGACGCGGCGCATTCCGCACACGTCAAAATGAATCGCGGTGAGCTAAAGAATCCGGTCTGGACGGGCGATACGAATGTCACCGGCGGTTTTCTATACGAGACCACCATCCATCTCTTTGACATGATGCGATTTCAGTTCGGCGAGATCGAGGAATTGACTGCGTACGGTTCGCAGCATGAATATCCCGAGCTCGATGAGTTCTCGATAATCTTTAAGTTCAAGAGCGGCTTTCATTGTACTTTTGCTTCGTCGTCGGACGCGAGCTGGCATTTTCCGTTTGAGCGGATCGAAGTTTTTTGCCATCACCGGACGATCATGACCGAAGAGATGGAACGGATCCTCGATTCACGCGGAATGGACGCGAATTTTGACACGCACACATATCACATGACCGCTTGGGACGAGCGCTGGGGCTATGTCCAGGAAGATAAGGCATTTATCGATGCCATCCTCATTGGGACGCCCCCGCCTGTTACAGCACATGACGGTTTCAAATCGGTGGAGCTTGTCGAATCGGTCTATAACGCGATCAGGTCGGGCGAGCGGGTCAGATTTTAG
- the tdh gene encoding L-threonine 3-dehydrogenase: protein MKAIVKSKAEVGLWLEDVPEPSIGINDVLIRMKKTGICGTDLHIYNWDAWAQSTIKVPTILGHELVGEIVEVGSNVNDFYVGDIVSVEGHLVCGRCRNCLAGRRYKCANTLGYGVNTDGGFAEYMAVPFTNIWKHSPDVNLDVAAIFDPFGNAVHTALAFEVFGEDVLITGAGPIGIMAAAVAKHAGARHVVITDVNPNRLELAKKFDVTLAVDVREKSIADVQKELGMKEGFDVGMEMSGNPSAFRDMLANMTHGGNVAFLGIPSDEFSINWKTVIFNMLTIKGIYGREMYETWYQMSVLLESGLDIEPVITHRYSYKDFEKGFEAMREGNGGKVVLDWIEI from the coding sequence ATGAAAGCCATCGTAAAGAGCAAAGCCGAGGTCGGTCTTTGGCTCGAAGACGTTCCGGAACCAAGTATTGGTATTAATGACGTGTTGATCCGGATGAAAAAGACCGGTATTTGCGGCACCGATCTGCACATTTACAATTGGGATGCCTGGGCTCAGAGCACTATCAAGGTGCCGACAATACTTGGTCACGAGTTGGTCGGTGAGATCGTCGAAGTCGGATCGAATGTAAACGATTTCTACGTTGGCGATATTGTGAGTGTCGAGGGACATCTCGTCTGCGGGCGCTGCCGTAATTGTCTGGCTGGGCGTCGGTATAAGTGTGCCAATACGTTGGGTTACGGCGTCAATACCGATGGCGGCTTTGCCGAGTATATGGCGGTGCCGTTTACAAATATCTGGAAGCACAGCCCGGATGTAAATTTAGATGTCGCGGCGATATTCGATCCGTTTGGCAACGCGGTCCACACGGCACTCGCGTTTGAAGTGTTTGGCGAGGACGTTCTTATCACCGGTGCCGGGCCGATCGGCATCATGGCGGCGGCGGTGGCCAAGCACGCCGGTGCACGGCACGTTGTGATTACGGATGTAAATCCGAACCGGCTCGAACTCGCGAAGAAGTTTGACGTGACGTTGGCCGTTGATGTCCGTGAGAAGTCGATCGCTGATGTGCAGAAAGAGTTGGGAATGAAAGAGGGCTTTGACGTAGGCATGGAAATGTCGGGAAATCCGTCGGCGTTTCGCGATATGCTCGCGAATATGACGCACGGTGGGAATGTTGCATTTCTTGGGATTCCTTCGGATGAATTTTCGATCAACTGGAAGACCGTTATATTCAACATGCTAACGATCAAGGGCATTTACGGCCGCGAGATGTACGAGACTTGGTACCAGATGAGCGTATTACTCGAATCAGGCCTGGATATTGAGCCCGTTATCACGCATCGATATTCGTACAAGGATTTTGAAAAAGGATTTGAAGCGATGCGGGAAGGGAACGGTGGTAAAGTTGTGCTCGATTGGATCGAGATATAG
- the zapB gene encoding cell division protein ZapB → MNALSGMEKFSHLEDKIYLTIQFAQKLREEKEEIARELNSLRQENESLAESNHQLETKLSVLLNERDVIHLKVEAMLDAMTAVDSDVAEAVGR, encoded by the coding sequence ATGAACGCCCTTTCGGGAATGGAAAAATTCTCGCATCTTGAGGATAAAATATATTTGACGATTCAGTTCGCTCAAAAACTCCGTGAGGAAAAGGAAGAGATCGCCCGCGAATTGAACTCCCTCCGCCAGGAAAATGAGAGCCTTGCTGAATCAAATCACCAACTCGAGACCAAGTTGAGCGTCCTACTAAATGAGCGTGATGTGATCCATCTTAAGGTCGAGGCAATGCTTGACGCAATGACGGCCGTCGATTCGGACGTTGCGGAGGCCGTTGGGCGATAA
- a CDS encoding glycine C-acetyltransferase, with product MYGAIKEQLQNQLNEIRDAGLYKNERVIESPQEAHISVTGGKSVLNMCANNYLGLSDDPTIVAAAKKGLDEWGFGLSSVRFICGTQTIHKELEAKISAFLGTEDTILYTSCFDANGGLFETVLGEEDAVISDSLNHASVIDGIRLSKAKRFRYENGDMADLEAKLQEASSARFKMIATDGIFSMDGFIAKLPEICDLADKYDAMVMVDDSHAVGFMGKTGRGVHEHHNVMDRVDVITGTLGKALGGASGGYTSGKKEIIDLLRQRSRPYLFSNSVAPPIVTAAIAAIDMLSESTELRDKLMDNTRYFREKLSSIGLEIVPGEHPIVPVMFGDAVLATKMAEAMLKRGVYVIAFSFPVVPKGKARIRTQVSAAHTREDLDFAVAMFAEAKTELGI from the coding sequence ATGTACGGTGCGATCAAAGAGCAATTACAAAACCAGTTAAACGAGATTCGCGATGCGGGACTTTACAAGAACGAACGCGTCATCGAAAGTCCGCAGGAAGCTCATATCAGCGTCACTGGCGGCAAAAGCGTGCTTAATATGTGCGCGAACAATTATCTCGGTCTGTCGGACGATCCGACGATCGTTGCGGCGGCGAAGAAGGGGCTTGATGAATGGGGATTTGGGCTTTCGTCCGTAAGGTTTATTTGCGGTACGCAGACGATCCACAAGGAGCTTGAGGCAAAGATCAGTGCGTTCCTTGGAACTGAGGACACGATCCTTTACACGTCGTGTTTTGATGCGAATGGCGGACTGTTCGAGACGGTTTTGGGTGAGGAAGACGCCGTAATATCGGATTCTTTGAATCACGCTAGTGTTATCGACGGGATTCGTTTAAGTAAAGCGAAACGTTTTCGCTACGAAAACGGCGATATGGCCGATCTAGAGGCGAAATTGCAGGAGGCTTCGTCAGCGAGATTTAAGATGATCGCGACCGACGGGATCTTTTCGATGGACGGTTTTATCGCCAAACTGCCGGAGATCTGCGATCTTGCCGACAAATACGACGCGATGGTGATGGTTGACGATTCGCACGCGGTGGGATTTATGGGCAAAACCGGACGTGGTGTCCATGAACATCACAATGTGATGGATCGCGTTGATGTCATCACGGGAACGCTGGGCAAGGCTCTCGGCGGTGCCAGCGGCGGTTATACGAGCGGTAAAAAAGAGATCATCGACCTTTTGCGCCAGCGTTCGCGGCCTTATTTGTTTTCAAATTCGGTTGCTCCGCCGATCGTCACGGCGGCGATCGCGGCAATTGATATGCTTTCGGAATCAACGGAACTTCGCGATAAATTGATGGACAACACGCGATATTTCCGTGAAAAACTTTCGTCGATAGGCCTCGAGATCGTCCCCGGCGAACATCCGATCGTGCCGGTCATGTTTGGCGACGCCGTGCTCGCAACAAAGATGGCCGAGGCGATGCTGAAACGCGGCGTTTATGTCATCGCGTTCTCATTTCCGGTCGTTCCAAAAGGGAAGGCACGTATTCGGACGCAGGTTTCCGCGGCTCACACTCGCGAAGATCTTGATTTTGCAGTTGCTATGTTTGCTGAGGCAAAAACTGAACTTGGCATCTAA
- a CDS encoding sugar phosphate isomerase/epimerase, with protein sequence MEIALNGATTMTADLETDIRAAAAAGYDLVELRSNKLYDYLDAKTVDDLKALLTETGIGVLSINTLEHITWRSEEDYADIKAECAKLCEISAAIGCPYVLSVPGSLRQGPKTDEETIAESVRVLNELADIAEPYGIKIGFEFLGEAGNSVQTLDLGSKIVNLVGRDSVGNVMDTYHFYAGSSSYEAIDSLDPKSSSFFTLTTPKICQNQNLTIQSASIRVSGSCRSKK encoded by the coding sequence ATGGAAATTGCACTAAACGGCGCGACTACGATGACCGCCGATCTGGAAACTGACATTCGAGCAGCCGCGGCCGCCGGATATGACTTGGTCGAGCTTCGCTCGAATAAGCTTTACGACTATCTAGATGCGAAAACGGTCGACGATCTCAAGGCACTGCTTACCGAGACGGGAATCGGTGTCTTGTCCATCAATACACTCGAACATATCACATGGCGCAGCGAAGAAGATTACGCCGACATCAAGGCCGAATGTGCCAAACTCTGCGAAATATCGGCCGCGATCGGCTGTCCGTATGTTCTTTCCGTGCCCGGTTCTCTGCGACAAGGTCCGAAGACCGATGAGGAAACGATCGCGGAGTCGGTACGCGTTCTCAATGAACTCGCTGACATCGCGGAACCGTACGGCATTAAGATCGGTTTTGAGTTCCTCGGCGAAGCAGGGAATTCAGTGCAGACGCTGGATCTCGGCAGCAAGATCGTCAATTTGGTCGGACGCGACAGCGTTGGCAATGTGATGGACACCTACCATTTTTACGCGGGCAGCTCTTCGTACGAGGCGATCGACAGTCTCGATCCGAAAAGCTCTTCATTTTTCACATTAACGACGCCGAAGATCTGCCAAAATCAGAACTTAACGATTCAAAGCGCCTCTATCCGGGTCTCGGGATCTTGCCGATCAAAGAAATAA
- the rplT gene encoding 50S ribosomal protein L20, whose protein sequence is MPRAKRGNKRLEKRKKILALAKGYRGTKSKLYRSAKESVERALNFAYTGRKLKKRDFRKLWIVRINAACRLNDIKYSQFIHGLNLAEIELDRKVLADLAVKQPEAFATVVGQAKDALSKQVQAAA, encoded by the coding sequence ATGCCAAGAGCAAAACGTGGTAATAAGCGTCTAGAGAAACGTAAGAAAATATTAGCCTTAGCCAAAGGTTATCGTGGAACTAAATCAAAACTATATCGCTCGGCCAAAGAGTCGGTCGAACGCGCACTAAACTTTGCCTATACCGGCAGAAAGTTGAAAAAGCGAGATTTTCGCAAACTGTGGATCGTCCGCATCAACGCGGCCTGTCGTCTTAACGACATTAAATATTCGCAGTTCATTCACGGCCTCAACTTAGCCGAGATCGAGCTAGACCGTAAGGTCCTCGCCGACCTCGCCGTCAAACAGCCCGAAGCCTTCGCCACGGTCGTTGGACAGGCAAAGGATGCGTTGAGCAAGCAAGTCCAGGCCGCTGCTTAA
- a CDS encoding translation initiation factor IF-3 produces MHRTNERIRVPSVRVVTENGEALGVMDVRDAIQVARDRGIDLVEIAPNAKPPVCKLIDYGKFLYEQKKRAHDAKKKQVTVQVKEIKFRPGTDDHDYNYRMEHAKQWLGEGDKVRAAIAFRGREMTHRELGAKILKKLTADLAELADVEVYPKMEGYQMFTIFNPKKAKVPDAKKPVVEAPVSKRAAKTAPVDSIEADDVAPAPVKKAARVSKPKAEAKPEPKDDDEIF; encoded by the coding sequence CTGCACCGGACCAATGAACGTATCCGCGTTCCGTCCGTGCGGGTCGTGACCGAGAATGGTGAGGCATTAGGCGTAATGGACGTGCGTGACGCCATTCAGGTAGCGAGAGATCGAGGCATCGACCTCGTCGAGATCGCTCCGAACGCAAAACCGCCGGTTTGCAAACTGATCGATTACGGCAAGTTCCTTTACGAACAGAAGAAACGTGCCCACGATGCCAAAAAGAAACAGGTCACCGTTCAGGTAAAGGAGATCAAGTTTCGCCCCGGCACCGACGATCACGATTACAACTATCGAATGGAGCACGCCAAGCAATGGCTCGGCGAAGGCGACAAGGTCAGAGCGGCGATCGCCTTTCGCGGCCGCGAAATGACGCACCGCGAGCTCGGCGCTAAGATTCTGAAGAAATTGACTGCGGATCTGGCGGAACTAGCCGATGTCGAGGTCTATCCGAAGATGGAAGGTTATCAGATGTTCACCATCTTTAATCCGAAAAAGGCGAAAGTACCAGATGCCAAAAAGCCAGTTGTTGAGGCTCCGGTAAGCAAGAGAGCGGCGAAAACCGCACCGGTCGATTCGATCGAGGCCGACGACGTCGCACCGGCACCGGTTAAGAAAGCCGCAAGGGTTTCTAAACCGAAGGCGGAAGCGAAGCCTGAGCCAAAGGACGATGACGAAATATTTTAA
- the pheS gene encoding phenylalanine--tRNA ligase subunit alpha: protein MSEERDRVESVRAAFLNEFAPYVGVNLDGASLDDVESRLREVADLKVRHTGKKSAIAETMKLVGRVAPDERADFGQLVQSVQKEIEASIEAAESQLKGFITNAKIELERLDVTIPGRRTREGHLHLITILRQKIEDIFVSMGYAIEDDREIETDYYNFDALNIPEGHPARESQDTFYTTGGFALRSQTSTVQIRAMERRGVPIRIIAPGKVFRRDTPDMTHVPMFHQIEGLCVDKGITMAHLKGTINEWVKRMFGEDTITRMRPSYFPFTEPSAEFDYSCFKCHGSGQYGGDRCRPCKGSGWIELGGSGMVHPNVLRGVGVDPTVYSGFAFGFGLERMCALMYSLDDIRLMFDNDVRFLEQFR from the coding sequence ATGTCCGAAGAACGAGATAGAGTCGAATCGGTCCGCGCCGCATTCCTAAATGAATTTGCTCCGTACGTTGGTGTAAACCTTGACGGAGCTTCGCTCGACGATGTCGAATCAAGACTACGCGAAGTCGCCGATCTAAAGGTTCGGCACACGGGCAAGAAGTCCGCGATTGCCGAAACGATGAAACTCGTTGGCCGCGTGGCTCCTGATGAACGTGCCGATTTCGGTCAGTTAGTGCAGTCGGTGCAAAAAGAGATCGAAGCATCGATCGAAGCGGCGGAATCGCAGTTAAAAGGTTTCATCACAAATGCAAAGATCGAACTCGAACGCCTCGACGTAACAATTCCGGGCCGCCGCACGCGCGAAGGCCATCTGCATCTGATCACGATCCTACGGCAGAAGATCGAAGACATCTTTGTCTCGATGGGCTATGCGATCGAGGACGACCGCGAGATCGAGACCGATTATTACAATTTCGACGCATTGAACATTCCCGAAGGACATCCTGCCCGCGAATCGCAGGACACGTTTTACACGACCGGTGGCTTCGCCCTCCGCTCGCAGACCTCAACCGTCCAGATCCGTGCGATGGAACGCCGCGGCGTACCGATCCGCATCATCGCTCCGGGCAAGGTTTTCCGCCGCGACACGCCCGATATGACGCACGTGCCGATGTTCCACCAGATCGAGGGCCTCTGCGTCGACAAAGGCATCACGATGGCCCATCTCAAAGGCACGATCAACGAATGGGTCAAACGGATGTTCGGCGAAGACACGATCACGCGTATGCGTCCAAGCTATTTCCCGTTTACCGAACCTAGTGCCGAGTTTGATTACTCATGCTTCAAATGCCATGGCAGCGGTCAGTACGGCGGCGACCGCTGCCGCCCGTGCAAAGGCTCCGGCTGGATCGAGCTCGGCGGCTCAGGCATGGTCCACCCAAACGTCCTAAGAGGCGTCGGCGTCGACCCAACCGTCTATTCCGGCTTCGCCTTCGGCTTTGGCCTCGAACGCATGTGCGCCCTTATGTATTCGCTCGACGATATTCGTCTTATGTTCGATAACGATGTGAGGTTTTTGGAGCAGTTCAGGTGA
- the rpmI gene encoding 50S ribosomal protein L35 — translation MPKLKTHKGAAKRFRSTASGKFKRGHSHARHILTKKTSKRKRNLDIDVLVSEGDQKRVEKMLPYGRD, via the coding sequence ATGCCAAAACTAAAAACACACAAAGGCGCCGCAAAACGCTTTCGCTCGACAGCGTCGGGCAAATTCAAACGCGGCCACAGCCATGCTCGTCACATCTTGACAAAGAAGACCAGCAAACGTAAACGCAATCTTGATATTGACGTTTTAGTATCCGAAGGCGATCAGAAACGCGTCGAAAAGATGCTGCCGTACGGAAGAGATTAA